The Thermonema lapsum genome window below encodes:
- a CDS encoding transporter associated domain-containing protein — protein sequence MESESSILWLLLLTALYALATLLRVAVVKYHNLHAALEKEDKLSLERTEFLTMRHNLVLSSLYLFKVLVALLIGWLAAQAWLSLAIREAYGHWSLAIGGLLLCAVLLALLGDFWMRSLAIQSSVKVLKKLFFPLRLIYAFLYPFAWFVLSAAQKLAKNGGNFRTETTLYDEEEILAMIEHQPQEEGQQDTEQTLIVNVLQFNEKVAGQIMVPRPKVAAVSIDSPLQQIIDKVNEEGYSRLPVYEETIDKIVGILYAKDLLSLAVKKGDSDASDLKRILRRPLFVPENMPLDRLLRTLQHHRVHMAIVVDKYGGTAGLLTLEDVLEEIVGDIQDEYDNEQPIVQPLGENHYLLDALTSLTDVNRYLPFDIPEGEEYDTVAGLLNYTLGKIPEIGDTAIIENFKFTVKEKEGNAITKVELEVLPEQAVYNID from the coding sequence ATGGAAAGTGAAAGTAGTATTTTATGGCTTCTTTTGTTGACCGCCCTTTATGCTTTAGCTACCCTCTTGCGGGTAGCGGTCGTGAAGTACCATAATCTGCACGCTGCCTTAGAAAAAGAAGACAAATTATCGCTCGAACGTACCGAATTCCTGACCATGCGCCACAACTTGGTGCTTTCTTCACTTTATTTGTTCAAAGTGCTGGTGGCGCTCCTCATCGGCTGGCTGGCAGCACAAGCCTGGTTGAGTTTGGCTATTCGCGAAGCTTATGGGCACTGGAGCTTAGCCATTGGGGGGTTGCTCCTCTGCGCCGTGCTTTTGGCTCTGTTGGGCGACTTCTGGATGCGCTCCCTTGCCATTCAGTCGTCGGTGAAGGTCTTGAAAAAGCTGTTTTTCCCTTTGCGGCTGATTTATGCTTTTCTTTATCCTTTTGCGTGGTTTGTATTGAGTGCCGCCCAAAAATTAGCAAAAAATGGCGGCAATTTCCGTACCGAAACCACCCTCTATGACGAAGAAGAAATCTTGGCAATGATTGAGCATCAACCGCAAGAAGAAGGGCAGCAAGATACGGAGCAAACACTCATTGTAAACGTATTGCAGTTCAACGAGAAAGTGGCAGGGCAAATCATGGTGCCACGCCCCAAGGTGGCGGCAGTCTCTATTGACAGTCCCTTGCAGCAAATTATAGATAAAGTAAACGAAGAAGGCTATTCCCGTTTGCCCGTCTATGAAGAGACTATCGACAAAATAGTGGGCATTCTTTATGCTAAGGACCTGCTTTCTTTGGCAGTAAAAAAAGGTGATTCAGATGCTTCTGACCTGAAACGTATCTTGCGCAGACCTCTGTTTGTGCCCGAAAACATGCCGTTAGACCGCCTGCTACGTACCTTACAGCACCATCGTGTGCATATGGCTATTGTGGTGGACAAATACGGCGGTACTGCTGGCTTGCTTACCCTCGAAGACGTGCTCGAAGAGATAGTAGGTGATATACAGGACGAATACGACAACGAACAGCCTATAGTGCAGCCTCTCGGCGAAAATCACTACCTGCTGGATGCCCTCACCTCACTCACCGATGTGAACCGTTATCTGCCTTTCGATATACCCGAAGGCGAAGAATACGATACTGTTGCCGGGCTGCTGAACTATACGCTGGGCAAAATTCCGGAAATAGGTGATACAGCCATCATCGAAAACTTCAAATTTACGGTCAAGGAGAAGGAAGGCAATGCCATTACCAAAGTAGAGCTGGAGGTATTGCCCGAACAAGCCGTTTACAATATCGACTAA
- a CDS encoding CCA tRNA nucleotidyltransferase translates to MMKLAIMNTFDFKKHLSEQPIFGYVQQAADALGVEAYVVGGYVRDCLLGRSTQDVDFVCVGSGIELAEKTAALISPNLKVNVYKNFGTAMFHFDGWQVEFVGARKESYRSDSRKPIVEDGTLEDDQKRRDFTINALAVRVNKDHWGELIDPFDGLKDLKSRIIRTPLDPDITFSDDPLRMLRAIRFASQLRFDINAGTFEAIIRNKERIKILSQERITEELNKIILSPEPSYGFKLLFAAGLLEYVLPELVALHGVEVIDGKGHKDNFYHTLKVLDNVAKVSDDLWLRWAALLHDIGKAPTKAFDPQVGWTFHGHEVVGAKMTRQIFRRLCLPNKEPLKKVETLVRLHLRPIALVKETVTDSAIRRLLFDAGEYLEDLMILCRADITSKDKSKVARFLSSFDKVEQKIMEVEERDRIRNFQPIVSGECIMYTFDLPPGRLIGEFKEAIKEAVLDGKIKNDFDQAFDLLLTLAKEKGLTPKKSKEEVKAWWQEQQALKQQEAAKRN, encoded by the coding sequence ATGATGAAACTGGCAATAATGAATACTTTCGATTTTAAAAAACACTTGAGCGAGCAGCCGATATTCGGGTATGTGCAACAGGCAGCCGACGCCTTGGGCGTAGAAGCTTATGTGGTAGGGGGCTATGTGAGAGATTGCCTGTTGGGGCGCTCAACCCAAGATGTGGATTTTGTATGTGTAGGCAGCGGCATTGAATTGGCAGAAAAGACAGCTGCGCTGATTAGTCCCAACTTGAAAGTAAACGTATATAAAAACTTTGGCACAGCCATGTTTCATTTCGATGGCTGGCAGGTAGAGTTTGTGGGTGCGCGCAAGGAGTCTTACCGTTCCGATTCGCGTAAGCCCATTGTGGAAGACGGCACCCTCGAAGACGACCAAAAAAGACGAGACTTTACCATCAACGCCTTGGCTGTGCGGGTTAATAAAGACCATTGGGGAGAGCTGATAGACCCTTTCGATGGATTGAAAGACTTAAAAAGTAGAATAATTCGCACTCCCTTGGACCCCGACATTACCTTCTCCGACGACCCTTTGCGCATGCTGCGTGCCATTCGTTTTGCTTCGCAACTCAGATTCGATATAAATGCAGGCACTTTCGAAGCCATCATACGCAACAAAGAACGAATCAAAATATTATCGCAGGAGCGCATTACCGAAGAGCTGAACAAAATTATTCTGTCGCCTGAGCCTTCTTATGGCTTCAAACTGCTGTTTGCTGCAGGCTTACTTGAATACGTCCTGCCCGAATTGGTGGCTTTGCATGGAGTGGAGGTAATTGACGGCAAAGGGCACAAAGACAATTTTTACCATACACTGAAAGTGCTCGACAACGTGGCTAAGGTAAGTGATGACCTCTGGTTGCGTTGGGCTGCCCTTTTGCACGATATAGGCAAGGCGCCTACCAAAGCCTTCGACCCCCAAGTGGGCTGGACTTTCCATGGGCATGAAGTAGTGGGCGCAAAAATGACGCGGCAGATATTTCGCCGCTTATGCCTGCCCAACAAAGAACCTTTGAAGAAAGTGGAAACGCTGGTGCGTTTGCATCTGCGTCCCATTGCCCTAGTCAAAGAGACCGTTACCGACTCTGCCATTCGCCGTTTGCTGTTCGACGCTGGCGAATATCTCGAAGACTTGATGATTTTGTGTCGTGCCGACATCACCTCGAAAGACAAAAGCAAAGTAGCCCGCTTCCTGAGTAGTTTCGATAAAGTAGAGCAGAAAATCATGGAAGTGGAAGAGCGTGACCGCATCCGTAACTTTCAACCCATTGTTAGCGGTGAATGCATCATGTACACTTTCGATTTGCCTCCGGGGCGTCTGATTGGCGAGTTCAAGGAAGCGATAAAAGAGGCTGTTTTGGACGGCAAAATCAAAAATGACTTTGACCAAGCCTTTGATTTATTGCTTACCTTGGCAAAAGAAAAAGGATTAACCCCCAAAAAGTCAAAAGAAGAAGTGAAAGCGTGGTGGCAAGAGCAGCAAGCTCTCAAACAACAAGAAGCGGCAAAACGGAACTAA
- a CDS encoding acyl-CoA carboxylase subunit beta, giving the protein MENHKGKLSARTKVEKYELLKKKNEEAFLGGGIEKIESQHKKGKLTARERLELLLDEGSFEEIGRFVMHRCKDFGLDKEYYLGDGVVTGYGTIHGRPVYVFSQDFTVFGGSLSEAYAEKICRIMDLAMKNGIPVIGLNDSGGARIQEGVVSLAGYADIFYRNTRASGVIPQISAIMGPCAGGAVYSPAITDFILMVEKTSYMFVTGPNVVKTVTHEDVTAEELGGAQTHTSKSGVAHFACRNEVECIEYIKKLLSYIPQNCEEDPPRLPYTPQNELRPKLDDIVPDNPNQPYDMREVIEEVVDAGSFFEVHQNYAENIVVGFARLAGRSIGIVANQPAVLAGVLDINASVKAARFVRFCDAFNIPLLVFEDVPGFLPGTDQEWNGIITHGAKLLYAFCEATVPRITVITRKAYGGAYDVMNSKHIGADMNYAWPTAEIAVMGAKGAAEIIFRKEIAAAEDPEAKLQEKIQEYEDKFANPYRAAHRGYIDEVIMPSQTRQKLIRAFDMLENKVESLPKKKHGNIPL; this is encoded by the coding sequence ATGGAAAATCATAAAGGAAAACTTTCGGCACGCACCAAAGTAGAGAAATATGAGCTGCTGAAAAAGAAAAATGAAGAAGCGTTTTTAGGAGGGGGAATCGAAAAAATAGAAAGCCAGCATAAAAAAGGTAAGCTCACTGCACGCGAGCGCCTTGAGTTGCTGCTCGACGAAGGCTCTTTCGAGGAGATTGGGCGCTTTGTCATGCATCGCTGCAAGGATTTCGGCTTAGATAAGGAGTATTACTTGGGCGATGGGGTCGTTACAGGCTACGGCACCATCCATGGGCGCCCGGTCTATGTCTTTTCGCAAGACTTTACTGTTTTTGGCGGGTCACTTTCCGAAGCCTACGCCGAAAAAATATGCCGTATCATGGACTTAGCCATGAAAAACGGCATACCGGTTATCGGGCTGAACGACTCGGGCGGTGCGCGCATTCAAGAAGGTGTAGTGTCGCTTGCCGGCTATGCCGACATTTTCTATCGCAACACCCGTGCCTCGGGCGTAATTCCGCAAATATCGGCTATCATGGGACCTTGTGCAGGCGGTGCAGTTTACTCTCCAGCTATTACCGACTTTATTTTGATGGTTGAAAAAACGTCTTACATGTTCGTGACGGGTCCGAATGTGGTCAAAACAGTAACCCATGAAGATGTAACCGCCGAAGAACTGGGTGGAGCACAAACCCATACTTCCAAGAGCGGCGTTGCCCACTTCGCCTGTCGTAATGAAGTGGAGTGTATCGAGTACATCAAAAAGCTACTGAGCTACATACCGCAAAACTGCGAAGAAGACCCGCCACGCCTACCCTATACCCCGCAAAACGAACTGCGCCCCAAATTAGATGACATAGTACCTGACAACCCCAACCAGCCTTACGATATGCGCGAGGTAATTGAAGAGGTAGTCGATGCCGGCAGTTTCTTTGAAGTACATCAAAACTATGCCGAAAATATCGTGGTAGGTTTTGCCCGTTTGGCAGGACGCAGCATAGGCATTGTTGCCAACCAACCGGCAGTATTGGCAGGTGTGCTCGACATCAACGCCAGTGTGAAAGCTGCCCGTTTTGTACGCTTCTGCGATGCTTTCAACATTCCTTTGCTTGTGTTTGAAGATGTGCCCGGCTTCTTACCCGGCACCGACCAAGAGTGGAATGGCATCATCACCCACGGCGCCAAGCTGCTTTATGCTTTCTGCGAAGCCACTGTGCCCCGTATTACTGTCATTACCCGAAAAGCCTACGGCGGAGCCTATGACGTGATGAATTCCAAACACATAGGTGCCGATATGAACTACGCATGGCCTACAGCCGAAATTGCAGTGATGGGTGCTAAAGGGGCAGCTGAAATCATCTTCCGCAAAGAGATAGCAGCAGCCGAAGACCCAGAAGCCAAGCTTCAGGAAAAGATTCAAGAGTATGAAGATAAATTTGCCAACCCTTACCGGGCAGCACACCGCGGCTATATCGATGAAGTAATCATGCCTTCACAAACGCGACAAAAGCTCATCCGTGCATTCGATATGCTTGAAAACAAAGTAGAAAGTCTGCCCAAGAAAAAGCACGGCAATATACCTCTCTAA
- the icd gene encoding NADP-dependent isocitrate dehydrogenase has product MSGEKITIRNGKLYVPDNPIVPFIEGDGTGVDIWPAAKRVIDAAVEKAYAGKRRIVWKEVLAGEKAFNNVGSWLPEETLQAFKEYLVGIKGPLTTPVGGGIRSLNVALRQDLDLYACVRPVRWFEGVPSPVKHPELCDMVVFRENTEDIYAGIEFQEGTEDVKKFLGLLKEAFPERYKKIRFPETSGIGVKPVSREGTERLVRAAINYAFQYKKPSVTLVHKGNIMKFTEGAFRDWGYALAKREFGAKDYEGGPWQIIEKDGHQVIIKDVIADAFLQQILLRPEEYSVIATLNLNGDYISDALAAIVGGIGIAPGANINYDTGAAVFEATHGTAPKYAGQDKVNPSSVILSGAMMLEYFGWTEAAELIYKGMTKAISNKRVTYDFHRLMEGATLLKCSEFGEEIVNNM; this is encoded by the coding sequence ATGAGTGGAGAAAAAATTACCATTCGGAACGGTAAACTCTATGTGCCTGATAATCCGATTGTTCCTTTTATTGAAGGAGATGGTACGGGCGTTGATATTTGGCCTGCAGCAAAGCGTGTGATTGATGCAGCCGTAGAAAAAGCATATGCAGGCAAGCGCCGCATCGTATGGAAAGAAGTGCTGGCAGGCGAAAAGGCTTTTAACAACGTAGGCAGCTGGCTGCCAGAAGAAACACTTCAAGCATTTAAAGAGTATTTGGTAGGCATCAAAGGTCCTTTGACTACCCCGGTTGGCGGAGGTATCCGTTCGTTGAATGTAGCCTTGCGTCAAGACTTGGACTTGTACGCCTGTGTACGTCCGGTGCGTTGGTTTGAAGGCGTGCCTTCGCCGGTGAAACATCCAGAATTGTGCGACATGGTGGTGTTTCGGGAAAATACCGAAGACATCTATGCCGGTATAGAGTTTCAAGAAGGCACCGAAGATGTGAAGAAATTCTTGGGATTGCTGAAAGAAGCTTTTCCGGAGCGCTATAAGAAAATACGTTTCCCCGAAACCTCTGGTATAGGTGTCAAGCCTGTATCGCGCGAAGGAACTGAACGCCTGGTGCGGGCAGCTATCAACTATGCCTTTCAATACAAGAAACCTTCGGTAACTCTGGTGCACAAAGGCAATATCATGAAGTTTACCGAAGGGGCATTCCGTGACTGGGGCTATGCTTTGGCAAAACGCGAATTTGGTGCAAAAGACTACGAAGGAGGTCCTTGGCAAATCATTGAAAAAGATGGGCATCAGGTCATTATCAAAGATGTGATTGCTGATGCCTTCTTGCAGCAGATTTTGTTGCGTCCTGAAGAGTATTCTGTTATTGCTACATTGAACTTGAATGGCGACTACATTTCCGATGCCTTGGCTGCTATTGTGGGAGGGATAGGCATTGCACCCGGTGCGAACATCAACTACGATACGGGGGCTGCTGTTTTTGAAGCAACTCATGGTACAGCACCCAAATATGCCGGGCAAGACAAAGTAAACCCCAGCTCGGTGATTCTATCAGGTGCCATGATGCTCGAGTATTTTGGTTGGACCGAAGCCGCTGAGCTTATCTATAAAGGCATGACCAAAGCTATTTCCAACAAACGGGTAACTTACGATTTTCATCGTTTAATGGAAGGGGCTACGCTATTGAAATGTTCTGAATTTGGTGAAGAAATTGTAAACAATATGTAA
- a CDS encoding D-glycero-alpha-D-manno-heptose-1,7-bisphosphate 7-phosphatase, translated as MLQHQAVFLDRDGVLNRERGAYTYHPGHFELLPGVCKSLHRLQAAGFKLIVITNQGGISKGVYTAEDVWHCHHYLMQACGIRLDDLFFAPMHPSVSRSLAFKPQSLMLERALALHRINPSRSWMVGDSTRDIEAARKVGLRTIFISGKKEAACESADYTAHSLAEATGIILQASTKDN; from the coding sequence ATGTTGCAACACCAAGCTGTTTTTCTGGACCGCGACGGCGTACTCAATCGGGAACGGGGCGCGTACACCTACCATCCCGGACATTTCGAGCTGCTGCCGGGCGTGTGTAAGAGCCTGCACCGATTGCAGGCTGCCGGTTTCAAGCTCATTGTTATCACCAATCAAGGAGGCATCAGCAAAGGCGTTTATACAGCCGAAGACGTGTGGCACTGCCATCATTACTTGATGCAAGCGTGCGGCATACGACTCGATGACTTGTTTTTTGCGCCCATGCACCCTTCTGTCAGCCGTTCGTTGGCATTCAAACCGCAAAGCCTGATGCTGGAAAGAGCTCTTGCACTACACCGTATAAACCCCTCACGCTCTTGGATGGTAGGCGATAGCACACGCGACATAGAAGCTGCCCGAAAAGTAGGCTTGCGCACCATTTTCATATCAGGAAAAAAAGAAGCTGCCTGCGAATCAGCAGATTACACCGCTCATTCACTGGCAGAAGCTACTGGCATTATCCTACAAGCCTCAACAAAAGACAACTAA
- a CDS encoding type III PLP-dependent enzyme domain-containing protein, translating to MKTYRELIEQTFYFPTQEFRVEDDELFFNEVPLMELVNSYGTPTKLTYLPKISEKIQESKRLFNNAIKKYKYSGNYTYCYCTKSSHFSFVIEEALKNDIHLETSSAYDIPIIWSMHRKGLFGKDRYIICNGYKRPIYTQYIRELLESGFENCIPVLDNLKEIDAYEEVNAKEIKLGIRIAADEEPNFEFYTSRLGVRYSDIDRLYRERIAHHPKFKLKMLHFFINTGIKDTAYYWSELSRFMYKYCELKKVCPDLDIVDIGGGFPIKNSLQFEYDYEYMIEQIVSNIKWICEKNHVPVPNIFTEFGSFTVGESGAVLYKIIDQKLQNDKELWYMIDGSFITHLPDVWGINQKFILLPLNHWDKPFHKVNLGGLTCDSLDYYNSEAHSSEVFLPVIENEDDPLYIGFFHTGAYQESLGGYGGIQHCLVPAPQHVIVDRDEQGKVRSRLFAPEQSSESMLRLLGYTS from the coding sequence ATGAAAACATACCGTGAACTGATTGAACAGACCTTTTACTTTCCTACCCAGGAGTTTCGGGTAGAAGACGATGAGCTGTTTTTCAACGAAGTGCCTTTAATGGAACTCGTGAATTCCTATGGTACTCCCACAAAGCTAACTTATTTGCCGAAAATTAGTGAAAAGATTCAAGAAAGTAAAAGGTTATTTAACAATGCCATTAAAAAGTATAAATATTCCGGTAATTACACCTATTGCTATTGTACCAAATCTTCGCACTTCTCTTTTGTAATAGAAGAAGCGCTGAAAAACGACATTCACCTAGAGACCTCTTCTGCCTACGATATCCCTATCATATGGAGCATGCATCGCAAAGGGCTTTTTGGCAAAGACCGCTACATTATATGCAACGGCTACAAGCGCCCGATATACACCCAATATATCCGAGAGTTGCTTGAATCTGGCTTTGAAAACTGCATTCCGGTTTTGGATAATTTGAAGGAGATAGACGCTTATGAAGAAGTGAATGCCAAAGAAATAAAATTAGGGATTCGTATTGCCGCCGACGAAGAACCCAATTTTGAGTTTTATACTTCCCGCTTGGGAGTGCGTTATAGTGATATCGACCGCTTGTATCGCGAGCGCATCGCCCATCACCCCAAGTTCAAGCTGAAAATGCTGCACTTCTTCATCAATACAGGCATCAAAGATACTGCCTACTACTGGAGTGAGCTGAGCCGTTTTATGTATAAATACTGTGAGCTGAAAAAGGTGTGCCCAGATTTAGATATAGTGGACATAGGAGGGGGGTTCCCTATTAAAAACTCCTTGCAGTTTGAGTATGACTACGAGTACATGATTGAGCAGATTGTATCCAACATCAAATGGATATGTGAGAAAAATCATGTGCCTGTGCCCAATATATTCACCGAGTTTGGCTCTTTTACCGTGGGCGAAAGCGGGGCGGTGCTCTATAAAATCATAGACCAAAAACTGCAAAACGACAAAGAGCTTTGGTATATGATTGACGGCTCTTTCATTACCCATTTGCCCGATGTGTGGGGCATCAACCAAAAATTCATTTTATTGCCTCTGAACCACTGGGATAAACCCTTCCATAAGGTAAACCTTGGTGGGCTGACCTGCGACAGTCTGGACTATTACAACTCCGAAGCGCATAGTTCCGAAGTATTTTTGCCGGTAATAGAAAACGAGGACGACCCCTTGTATATAGGCTTCTTCCATACTGGGGCTTACCAAGAATCACTGGGTGGCTACGGGGGCATTCAGCACTGCTTGGTGCCCGCTCCGCAACATGTCATTGTGGATAGAGACGAGCAAGGCAAGGTGCGTTCTCGGCTGTTTGCACCTGAACAAAGCAGTGAGTCTATGTTGCGTCTTTTGGGCTACACTTCCTGA
- a CDS encoding arginase yields MERKVNIVGVPSEIGAGTRGASLGIEALKVVGWNRHIPLFKQYPIQYVPHENDVLYEESSFQHARYIDAYTRIADGISREIEKSLHSYTRNVVLAGDHSTAAATIFALMRAYPNKRLGVVWIDAHADMHSPYTTPSGNMHGMPLALALGEDNLACKRNEPKKETIECWNKLKNLAGGRHILSQDIVFIGLRSFEAEEAFLIEKHHIPHISVEEVRYHGAEYTVNRALNYLGSCDILYVSFDVDSMDSSISKGTGTPVANGLTAEEAKKINCLLCENEKVVCWEMVEINPMLDDKGNRMAEVAFDILQASIDALEKAAAVVPS; encoded by the coding sequence ATGGAACGCAAAGTAAATATAGTAGGAGTACCTTCTGAAATTGGTGCGGGCACTCGTGGTGCCAGTTTAGGCATAGAGGCTTTGAAGGTCGTGGGGTGGAACCGTCATATCCCTTTGTTTAAGCAATATCCTATTCAATATGTACCACACGAAAACGACGTGTTGTATGAAGAAAGTTCGTTTCAGCATGCCCGCTACATCGATGCCTATACCCGCATTGCAGACGGCATCAGCAGGGAAATAGAAAAGTCTTTGCATAGCTACACTCGCAATGTAGTGCTGGCAGGCGACCACTCCACAGCAGCCGCCACCATCTTTGCTTTGATGCGTGCCTACCCCAATAAGCGCTTGGGCGTAGTTTGGATTGACGCACACGCCGACATGCATTCGCCCTACACCACCCCCTCTGGCAACATGCACGGTATGCCACTGGCATTAGCCTTGGGCGAAGACAATCTGGCTTGCAAACGCAATGAACCCAAAAAAGAAACCATTGAATGCTGGAATAAGCTGAAAAACTTAGCCGGAGGTAGGCATATCTTATCGCAGGATATTGTTTTCATAGGCTTGCGCAGCTTCGAAGCCGAAGAAGCTTTTCTTATAGAAAAACATCATATTCCACACATATCCGTCGAAGAGGTGCGCTACCATGGGGCAGAGTACACCGTAAACCGTGCCCTCAATTACCTAGGGAGTTGCGACATCCTCTACGTTTCTTTTGATGTGGACAGCATGGACAGCTCCATTTCAAAAGGCACCGGCACACCCGTTGCCAACGGTTTGACAGCAGAAGAAGCTAAAAAAATCAATTGCCTGCTTTGCGAAAATGAAAAGGTGGTGTGCTGGGAAATGGTAGAAATCAACCCTATGCTGGATGACAAGGGCAACCGTATGGCAGAAGTGGCTTTCGACATTCTCCAAGCCAGCATCGATGCCCTTGAAAAAGCTGCTGCCGTAGTACCCAGCTAA
- the obgE gene encoding GTPase ObgE has product MSSPNFIDYVKICFRSGKGGAGAVHFHREKFVNKGGPDGGDGGRGGHIILRGNAQLWTLLHLKYRKHIRAEDGQPGGGNNKTGASGKDEIIEVPLGTIARDAETGEVLLEITQDGEEKILLPGGRGGLGNQHFKSATRQTPRYAQPGEPGIEKWIILELKILADVGLVGFPNAGKSTLLSVVSAAKPEIADYPFTTLTPNLGVVPYRDFQSFVMADIPGIIEGAAEGKGLGIRFLRHIERNSLLLFLVPADSPDIVAEYRTLLKELEKYNPELLDKKRILAISKADMLDKELEAEIRQTLPTDIPSIFISSITGKNLQPLKDLIWQQLHS; this is encoded by the coding sequence GTGAGTTCACCTAACTTCATCGACTACGTAAAAATTTGTTTTCGCTCTGGTAAAGGGGGCGCAGGTGCTGTGCATTTCCACAGAGAAAAATTTGTAAACAAGGGCGGTCCCGACGGAGGCGACGGTGGGCGTGGCGGACATATCATCCTGCGTGGTAATGCGCAACTGTGGACGCTCTTGCACCTAAAATACCGCAAACACATACGCGCCGAAGATGGGCAGCCCGGAGGAGGAAACAACAAAACCGGTGCCAGCGGAAAAGACGAAATCATAGAAGTGCCTTTGGGTACCATCGCCCGCGATGCCGAAACGGGTGAAGTATTGCTCGAAATCACCCAAGACGGCGAAGAAAAGATATTGCTTCCGGGGGGACGTGGCGGCTTGGGCAATCAGCATTTCAAATCGGCTACACGCCAAACTCCCCGCTATGCCCAACCCGGTGAACCGGGCATCGAAAAGTGGATTATCCTGGAGCTGAAAATACTTGCCGACGTGGGGCTGGTAGGCTTCCCCAATGCGGGCAAATCCACCTTGTTATCTGTCGTTTCCGCTGCCAAGCCCGAAATAGCCGACTATCCATTTACCACCCTGACACCCAACTTGGGCGTAGTGCCTTACCGCGATTTTCAGTCGTTTGTGATGGCAGACATCCCCGGCATCATCGAGGGGGCTGCCGAAGGCAAAGGCTTAGGCATCCGTTTCTTACGTCATATTGAGCGCAACTCCCTGCTGTTGTTTCTGGTACCTGCCGACTCGCCCGACATTGTGGCAGAATACCGCACCTTGCTCAAGGAGTTGGAAAAATACAATCCGGAACTGCTCGACAAAAAACGCATTTTGGCTATTTCCAAAGCCGACATGCTCGACAAAGAGCTGGAAGCCGAAATTCGCCAAACGCTTCCTACCGATATTCCGTCTATTTTTATATCTTCGATAACAGGTAAAAACCTACAGCCTTTGAAAGACCTTATTTGGCAACAATTACATTCTTAA